From Coturnix japonica isolate 7356 chromosome 3, Coturnix japonica 2.1, whole genome shotgun sequence, the proteins below share one genomic window:
- the LOC107311877 gene encoding E3 ubiquitin-protein ligase TRIP12-like, which yields MNSCLSLMEQFPVKVHDFPSGNGTGSRGCQALKFFNTHQLKCQLQRHPDCANVKQWKGGPVKIDPLALVQAIERYLVARGYGGTREDDEGSDDDGSDEEIDESLASQFLSSGNLRHRLQFYIGDHLLLCNMTVYQAVKLYSLQAEEERESTDDESNPLGRPRIWTKPYTIWFKPVWKDENGSKDCAGDKRGRAETAPTKASPRNSKKHDELWHDGVCPSVLNPLEAYLVTTPPENMTFEDPS from the coding sequence ATGAACAGTTGCCTCAGTCTGATGGAGCAGTTTCCAGTAAAAGTGCATGACTTCCCCAGTGGAAATGgaacagggagcagaggatgcCAAGCTTTAAAGTTCTTCAATACGCATCAGTTAAAATGCCAGCTGCAAAGACATCCAGACTGTGCTAATGTGAAGCAATGGAAGGGTGGACCTGTGAAGATTGATCCTCTGGCTTTGGTCCAAGCTATTGAAAGATATCTTGTTGCTAGAGGTTATGGAGGAACTAGAGAAGATGATGAGGGTAGTGATGATGATGGATCAGATGAAGAAATAGATGAGTCTTTGGCTTCTCAATTCTTAAGTTCAGGGAATTTGAGACATAGATTGCAGTTTTACATTGGGGATCACTTGCTACTGTGTAATATGACTGTGTACCAAGCAGTTAAGCTGTACAGTTTGCAAGCTGAGGAGGAGAGGGAATCGACTGATGATGAAAGCAACCCATTAGGAAGACCTAGGATTTGGACAAAACCGTACACCATTTGGTTCAAACCTGTATGGAAGGATGAAAATGGTAGCAAAGACTGTGCTGGTGATAAAAGGGGAAGAGCTGAAACTGCTCCCACAAAAGCCTCACCTAGAAATTCTAAAAAGCATGATGAATTGTGGCATGATGGTGTATGCCCTTCAGTACTGAATCCTTTAGAAGCCTACCTTGTAACTACTCCTCCTGAAAACATGACATTTGAAGATCCTTCATGA